The window TTTACCCCTATGCCATTTTGGGCGTCTATGCTTGTATCCTCCACACTACCAACCTCAACCCCAAGCAATCTTACCGGTGCTTTTATACCAAGTCCTGAGATTGATTCTTTAGTATAAATTTGATAAAGCTTAAATTCTTCTTTATGTGAAAAACCACTCATAAAGATCAAGACAAATAAGCTTGCAAAAAATACCCCAAAAACAAAAATTCCTATCCACAAATAATTTGCCCTATTTTCCATACCCTACCCCATAAATCTTTTATACAAAGCCTCATCTTGAGCTAAAAGCTCACTTTGAGTGCCAAGAAAAGCCACTTTTTTATCCTTTAAGATCAAAAAGCGATCCAAAACATTTTTCATAGTTTCTTCATCATGTGTAACCATAACAATGCTAAGTTTAAAGCCTCGTTTAAGACTTAAAACAAGTTCATCAAATTCCCTTGAGCTATGCGGATCAAGCCCAGAACTTGGCTCATCTAAAAACAAAAGCTTAGAATCAAGTGCTAATGCCCTAGCAATAGCCACCCTTTTTACCATACCTCCACTAAGCTCGCTTGGAAAAAGCGTAGCCACACTCTCATCAAGCCCAGCCATTTTAAGCTTCATAAAAACAAGCTCTTTGATAGAGCTTGGGCTTAATTTGGTGTATTCTTTTAAAGGTAAGGCTATATTTTCAAAAACATTAAAAAAACTAAAAAGTGCGCCAAATTGAAACACCACTCCCCAATTTTGCCTCAAAAAAGCAGCGTCTTTTTCACTAATATTACTTAGTTTCTTACCAAAAATTTCATACTCCCCACCATCAAAATGCTCAAGCATCAACATTTGCTTTAAAAGCACTGATTTTCCGCTTCCAGAACCACCTAAAATACCAAAAATTTCATTTTCTTTTACCTCAAAACTCACCCCATCATGAATGCATTTTTTACCAAAGTTAGTGATGATATTTGAAGCCTTAATCACAGCTTTCATTAAATACCTGCCTGAGTTAAAAAAACAGAAAAAATCGCATCAAAAGCAATCACCCAAAAAATCGCATTTACAACGCTTTTTGTCGTGTAAATTCCTATGCTTTCTGTGGTATTTTTTACTTCAAAGCCACGAAAACAAGCAATAAGTGCGATTAAAAAGCCAAACATAGGAGCTTTAGCTACACCTATAATGATATGCTTGAGCTCTACAGCTTCTTTAAAACGGCGGATAAACTCTACATAATTAATGCCTAAATTTAAATCCGCTATCACCATGCCCCCAAGTATGCTCACAAAATCAGCCACGATGACGATTAAAGGCATAGCTAAGGTTAAGGCTACAACGCGTGGTAAAATGATAAAGCGAGCTGAGTCAAAGCCCATAGTATTCATAGCATTAATCTCATCAGTGATTTTCATCACCCCAATTTGGGCTGTATAAGAGCTTGCTGATCTACCAGCTATAACAATGGCTGCGATTAAAGGGGCGATTTCTCTTGTAGCTGAAATTCCTACTAAATCAACGATAAAGATATTTGCCCCAAATTGAGCGAGTTGATATGCTGCTTGATAAGCTAATACCACGCCTACAAGCAAAGAACTTAAAGCAATGATACCCAAAGCCCTTAAAGCACTATGTTCTATATGATATAAAAAGGCGATGAAACGAAATTCATGGGGGCGACGCAAGCAATGAAAAAAGCTTGCAAAAACCATACCTGTAAAAATGATAAAACGTTTAATCGCTTGTAAATTTGCTACGCTTTTCTTACCAAGCAAAACCAAAAAATCATCATACTCAAAGCCTTTTTTTTCTAAAGGTAAATCCTGAGTATAATTTTTCTCACAAAGCCTAAACAAATCAAGAGTGGCTTCATTTAAATTTATCCTTGAAAAAGCGATATTGCTTGCCTTAAGCTCATTTTCTAAAGCTAAAAAAAAGCAAATGCCAGCTGTATCTATGCGAACAAGGGCGAAGAAATCAAACACTACACTTTTAGCATCTTTTTGAATTTGCACGGAGTTTTTTAGGCTCATTAAAGTGTCTTTATCCCACACTCCAGTGATTTGAATTCTTTGCTCTTTAAGCTTATTCATCGCTTCAGCACAAACTCACATAGCTTATTTGGCTCAAAACCAAAGTATGCAAACACATCTTTATCTTTGCCACTTTCACCAAAACTTTCTATACCAAAAACCCTATCACAAAATTTATAAAGCTCATTTGAATGAGCGGCTTCAACGCCGATAACCTCGCCTTTTAAAAGCCTTTCTTGATAGCTTTTATCCTGCTTTTCAAAAAGTTCATAACAAGGCATAGAAACAACATTAACTCGCTCGCCCTTATTTTCTAAAAGCTTAGCTGTTTGCAAACAAAGACTTACTTCACTTCCACTTGCTAGAAGGGTTATGCTAGCATTATCAGCCTCTTTAAGCAAATACGCTCCATTTTTTACATCCCCAAAAACACCCTCATTTAAAGCCTCAAGTTTTTGACGACTTAAAATGAAGGCACAAGGTAAATCCTGAGCTAAAGCAAAGATCCAAGCCTTAACATTTTCAACCCCATCAGCTGGACGAAAGGTTAAGAAATTTGGCATGGCTCTAAAGGTGCTAAGTTGTTCTATAGGCTGGTGCGTTGGTCCATCTTCTCCAACTCCTATACTATCGTGCGTAAAGATAAAATAATGCCTTAATTTCATCAAAGCACTCAGCCTTGCAGCTGGTTTTAAATACTCACTAAAGATAAAAAAAGTTGCTGAAAAAGGCACAAAAAGCCCATATCTTGCAAAGGCATTATTGATCGCTGCCATAGCATGCTCTCTTATGCCAAAATGAATGTTTTTTCCTTCTATAAAATCCCCCATGCCTTTAAGCTCGGTTTTATTACTTGGAGCTAAATCAGCTGAACCTCCCAAAAAGCCTTCTATCTTAGCAGCAATGGCATTTAAAATTTCGCCATTACTATCTCTTGTAGCTACGCTTTTACCCTTAAAATCTGGATACGCAACTTCATTAAAATTTGGCTTTAAAAGCCTTTCAAGTAAGTCTTTTTTGCCTGATTTTTCAAGCAGACTTTGCCATTTTGCCTCCTCTAAATCCCCAAGCTCTAAGCCTGCACTAAAAGCAAATTTCACCTCTTGACTGATAAAAAAATCTTGATTTTCATCAAAATGAGCTTTTGCTTTTGCTCTTTTGATAAGCTCAGCTCCTAAAGGTGCGCCGTGGCTGTGGTGTGAGCCTTCAAGCTCTAGAGCACCTTTGGCGATTGTGGTTTTTGCGATGATTAAGCTTGGCTTTTTGCTGAGTTTTGCAAGCTCTATGGCGTTATTTATCGCATCAAAATCATGTCCATCAATCTCCTCAACGCTAAAACCTTGTGCTTCAAATCTCATTTTAACATTTTCATTAAAGGCTAAGCTTACATCGCCTTCTATTGAAATGGCGTTGCTATCATAGATCAAGATGAGATTATCAAGCTTATGAAGTCCAGCTAAAGAACAAGCCTCATAACTAATGCCCTCTTCTAAGTCCCCATCTCCACAAAAACAATACACCTTATGATTGATAAGCTCGCTACCAAGTAAGCTTTGAGCCTTTTTAGCCGCCATAGCAAAACCTACTGCATTTGCTACGCCTTGTCCTAAAGGACCTGTGGCTATTTCTACCCCACAAGTGCTGATCTCTGGGTGTCCCGGAGTTTTTGAATGCAATTGGCGGAAATTCTTAAGCTCATCTAAACTTAAATCATAACCACTAAGGTGTAAAAAGCTATAAAGCAAGGCTGAGGCATGTCCGCCTGAAAACACAAGACGGTCGCGGTTAAGCCAGCTTGGGTTTTTAGGATTGTGTTTTAAATGAAAGCTTAAGATAGTAAGTATATCAGCTAGTCCCAAAGGTGCGCCCGGGTGTCCTGAATTTGCCTTTTGCACCATATCAGCGCTTAAAAATCTTAAAGTATCAGCTTGTTTTTGAAGTAAATCAAAATTCATTTTTATTCCTTTTTAAATTTAAAGATAGGTTCGCACCAGTGTTTTTAGGCTTAAAGCTAAGTTTTTATCTAGTGTATCAAAGGCTTTAAGGCATTTTGCATTTAAATCCTCTTTTGCCTTTAAAGCCCCCTCAAGTGAGAGTAAATTCACAAAAGAGTTTTTGTGAGCATCATGTTTTGTTGGCTTTCCAGCAAGCTCTTTGGTGCTTGTTGCATCAAGTATATCATCATTGATCTGAAATAAAAGCCCTAGATCAAGTCCTAGTTTATAAAGCTCTTCGCATTCTTTAGTATTAAATTTACAAATCAAAGCCCCCATTTGAAGACTTGCTGCTATAAGTTTTGCGGTTTTGTGTATATGTAAAAACTCAAGCTCTTTTAAATCAAGCTTTTTATCCTCAAAAAAGCAATCCATAGCCTGCCCTATAACCATACCTTTAAGCCCAGCATTTAAAGCCAAACTCTTAACGAGCTTTATTATAAGCTCAGCTTCAAACTCAGCCTCACTTAAAAGTAAAAAAGCCTCAGTATTTAAAGCATCGCCTACTAAAATCGCTGTAGTTTCATCATAAGTCTTATGTAAAGTTGGCTCGCCTCGCCTAAAATCAGCATTATCCATAGCCGGTAAATCATCATGAATAAGCGAATAAGTATGGATAAGCTCTATAGCTAAAGCCACTTTTAAAGCCTTTTCAAGCAAGATAGGCTCTTTTACACTCACCACATTTAAAAGAAGTTGGGCTCTAAAATGCTTTCCTCCAGCTTTTAGCATTTTAGCTAAGGCTTCATTAAAAAAAGGGTGAAAACTTTGCACTTGGGGCAAATTTGCATTCAAATATGCTTTAAAAAGCCCCAAAATATCATGCTTCACTTAGTAAGCCTTATAAAAAACTGAAACATTCCATCGCCTATTGGATTGGAGTTTTGCTCTTGTATAGGTAAATTTTTGCTCGCTCTTGATATAAGTATATTCAGCTCATTGCTTGCATTAAAAGCTCTTTGCAGATCATCTTGAGAATTGATGATTTGATTATTTACCCTTAAAATTTTATCGCCAACCAAAAAGCCAGCTGTACTTGCTTTGCTTCTTGGCTCTACTCTTACAATGTTTAAGGCTCTATTTACGCTTAAGCCTAAATTTGAAGTAAAAAGTGCTCTAGCAGCAGCTGCAGCTGCTTGTCTTTGACGCACATTTGGATCAAGAGCTGCACTCATCGCCCTTGCACTTGAACTTAGAGTGCTTAAGTCTTTATTAAAAACTTCAGTTGAGATATTTAAGTCTTGATTATCTCTTAGCACTCTAAAATACAGCGTCGCACCACGATCGGCAAAGAGAATTTTTTCATTCAGCTTGCGTATATCATTGGCTGCTTCTCCATCAAGGCTTACAACCTCATCATTGACAAGAAATTGTCCGCTTTTTCGCACATTTTGCACATAAATTTTATTATCTCTAAAAGCAAAGTCAACACCCACATCGCCCCAATATACATCATTGTATTTTGCAAAATGATCTAAATAACGATTACCTATAAAAGAACCATCACTTAAACTAATACCAAGCATAGAACAACAAGGCGTATTAAGCTGTCCTACCTTAGTTGCAAAATCAAGCTGATCTCTTTCATCTAAATTTTGAGCTAAGTATTTTAAATGCCCTATATAAGGAGTTTTATCATCAATTATACCCACCCAATCATTACGAGTGAGGTTTTGCTCATCATATCTTTTAGTAGGAAATAAGCTAAAATCAGTCCTTACAAGGTATAAATTTAAAAAAGGATCGTATTTGACATAGCGATTGAGTTTTTTGCCATTTGCTGGTAAAACAGCGAGTAAATTTTCACTTAAAGCAAAGGCTTGCAAGCCCTCATACACTAAAACACTGGCTTTATTTTTGACAAAGCACGCTGCAAAGTCTTCAAATTTAGGACGCTCAACCCCAAACACAAAAGATATACTTACAAAAAACAATAAAAGGTATTTTTTCATCACCTAAATCCTCCTAAAATATCTCCAGCCAAGCTTTGTCTGCTTTGATTCACCATGGCAAGAGCATCATTTATAGCTGAAATGAGTAAAATTTGCAAAGACTCTTTATCCTCAAGCAAACTTTCATCAATGCTTACATCGATGATCTCGCCTTTGCCATTTGCACTTATTTTTACCAAACCACCGCCACTTTTAGCACTAAATTCTTTCTTGCTTAATTCTTCTTCAAATTCCTTAGCCTTTGCTTCTGCATTTTTAAGCAATTCGCCAACCTTAGAAAAATCCATATTTTCAAACATATATTTCCTTAAATTTTTAAGTAATTTTAGCTAAATTTTGATTATAAATCATTTTTTTATCATTTTTTTAAAAGCTCTTGCACCACTTCTTTGTCGCTAAATG is drawn from Campylobacter sp. MIT 12-8780 and contains these coding sequences:
- a CDS encoding DUF7488 domain-containing protein, which gives rise to MKKYLLLFFVSISFVFGVERPKFEDFAACFVKNKASVLVYEGLQAFALSENLLAVLPANGKKLNRYVKYDPFLNLYLVRTDFSLFPTKRYDEQNLTRNDWVGIIDDKTPYIGHLKYLAQNLDERDQLDFATKVGQLNTPCCSMLGISLSDGSFIGNRYLDHFAKYNDVYWGDVGVDFAFRDNKIYVQNVRKSGQFLVNDEVVSLDGEAANDIRKLNEKILFADRGATLYFRVLRDNQDLNISTEVFNKDLSTLSSSARAMSAALDPNVRQRQAAAAAARALFTSNLGLSVNRALNIVRVEPRSKASTAGFLVGDKILRVNNQIINSQDDLQRAFNASNELNILISRASKNLPIQEQNSNPIGDGMFQFFIRLTK
- a CDS encoding ABC transporter ATP-binding protein, which gives rise to MKAVIKASNIITNFGKKCIHDGVSFEVKENEIFGILGGSGSGKSVLLKQMLMLEHFDGGEYEIFGKKLSNISEKDAAFLRQNWGVVFQFGALFSFFNVFENIALPLKEYTKLSPSSIKELVFMKLKMAGLDESVATLFPSELSGGMVKRVAIARALALDSKLLFLDEPSSGLDPHSSREFDELVLSLKRGFKLSIVMVTHDEETMKNVLDRFLILKDKKVAFLGTQSELLAQDEALYKRFMG
- a CDS encoding polyprenyl synthetase family protein, with the translated sequence MLGLFKAYLNANLPQVQSFHPFFNEALAKMLKAGGKHFRAQLLLNVVSVKEPILLEKALKVALAIELIHTYSLIHDDLPAMDNADFRRGEPTLHKTYDETTAILVGDALNTEAFLLLSEAEFEAELIIKLVKSLALNAGLKGMVIGQAMDCFFEDKKLDLKELEFLHIHKTAKLIAASLQMGALICKFNTKECEELYKLGLDLGLLFQINDDILDATSTKELAGKPTKHDAHKNSFVNLLSLEGALKAKEDLNAKCLKAFDTLDKNLALSLKTLVRTYL
- a CDS encoding YbaB/EbfC family nucleoid-associated protein; translation: MFENMDFSKVGELLKNAEAKAKEFEEELSKKEFSAKSGGGLVKISANGKGEIIDVSIDESLLEDKESLQILLISAINDALAMVNQSRQSLAGDILGGFR
- the tkt gene encoding transketolase yields the protein MNFDLLQKQADTLRFLSADMVQKANSGHPGAPLGLADILTILSFHLKHNPKNPSWLNRDRLVFSGGHASALLYSFLHLSGYDLSLDELKNFRQLHSKTPGHPEISTCGVEIATGPLGQGVANAVGFAMAAKKAQSLLGSELINHKVYCFCGDGDLEEGISYEACSLAGLHKLDNLILIYDSNAISIEGDVSLAFNENVKMRFEAQGFSVEEIDGHDFDAINNAIELAKLSKKPSLIIAKTTIAKGALELEGSHHSHGAPLGAELIKRAKAKAHFDENQDFFISQEVKFAFSAGLELGDLEEAKWQSLLEKSGKKDLLERLLKPNFNEVAYPDFKGKSVATRDSNGEILNAIAAKIEGFLGGSADLAPSNKTELKGMGDFIEGKNIHFGIREHAMAAINNAFARYGLFVPFSATFFIFSEYLKPAARLSALMKLRHYFIFTHDSIGVGEDGPTHQPIEQLSTFRAMPNFLTFRPADGVENVKAWIFALAQDLPCAFILSRQKLEALNEGVFGDVKNGAYLLKEADNASITLLASGSEVSLCLQTAKLLENKGERVNVVSMPCYELFEKQDKSYQERLLKGEVIGVEAAHSNELYKFCDRVFGIESFGESGKDKDVFAYFGFEPNKLCEFVLKR
- a CDS encoding ABC transporter permease, which produces MNKLKEQRIQITGVWDKDTLMSLKNSVQIQKDAKSVVFDFFALVRIDTAGICFFLALENELKASNIAFSRINLNEATLDLFRLCEKNYTQDLPLEKKGFEYDDFLVLLGKKSVANLQAIKRFIIFTGMVFASFFHCLRRPHEFRFIAFLYHIEHSALRALGIIALSSLLVGVVLAYQAAYQLAQFGANIFIVDLVGISATREIAPLIAAIVIAGRSASSYTAQIGVMKITDEINAMNTMGFDSARFIILPRVVALTLAMPLIVIVADFVSILGGMVIADLNLGINYVEFIRRFKEAVELKHIIIGVAKAPMFGFLIALIACFRGFEVKNTTESIGIYTTKSVVNAIFWVIAFDAIFSVFLTQAGI